DNA from Candidatus Woesearchaeota archaeon:
CTGTATAGAGCTCTTCAGTGGTGACTGCTTCTGCCATGGAAAAGAGAAAGGAACGGAAGTATTTAAAGGTTACGGGATTTTTCAATAAAAAAGGTGTGGAAAAAAGAGAAGAAATTTTATTGCTTGCTCATTTCTGTATAATGGCAGTTGCCGCACGTCTGCCGGTCTTTGTGCTTTGCCATCATCACGCCGGGGCCGCACTTGGGGCAGAAGCGATTTGTCCGGTCGAAGCCGCCGCCTTTGACGGTGTAATGTTTGTAGACTTTGTAGCCGGCGTTTTTGCCTTTTGCTGCGGGTTTTGGTGCTGATTTTGCGGGTGCTTTTTCTGC
Protein-coding regions in this window:
- a CDS encoding 30S ribosomal protein S27ae; protein product: MAEKAPAKSAPKPAAKGKNAGYKVYKHYTVKGGGFDRTNRFCPKCGPGVMMAKHKDRQTCGNCHYTEMSKQ